A window from Prochlorococcus marinus str. GP2 encodes these proteins:
- a CDS encoding ABC transporter ATP-binding protein, with translation MATLVAENLTFAYTKKSKPALNKVSVEIKPGTLTALVGPNGAGKSTLLRILQGQNTPDKGEIKIDGENLYRSRALVALMPQRSSMNWKFPITVEKLVSLGQIKYSKSRSNNPFQIKTLLAYPNSWINKCCELEATMQRVGIANLANRRLDSLSGGQQQRALLAKTLMSPAKIFLLDEPCAALDPPAKEDFLKIVRQLADAGLSLLVSSHDWGESLNKYDQVIVLDKSVLAVGSPDQIKDKLEAINISSINENNFCD, from the coding sequence AAAAAAGTAAGCCAGCTTTGAATAAGGTATCGGTTGAGATTAAACCTGGAACTCTAACAGCGTTAGTTGGCCCAAACGGCGCTGGTAAATCAACTCTTTTGAGAATATTGCAAGGACAAAATACTCCAGATAAAGGCGAAATAAAAATTGATGGTGAAAATTTATATAGATCTAGAGCTCTTGTGGCACTTATGCCTCAAAGAAGTTCTATGAATTGGAAGTTCCCCATTACAGTTGAAAAATTGGTATCTCTTGGTCAAATAAAGTATTCAAAATCAAGAAGTAATAACCCCTTTCAAATTAAGACTCTTCTAGCATATCCTAATTCTTGGATTAATAAATGTTGTGAATTAGAGGCAACAATGCAAAGAGTAGGCATTGCAAATTTGGCTAATAGAAGACTCGATTCTCTTTCAGGAGGACAGCAGCAAAGAGCTCTATTAGCAAAAACTCTTATGTCCCCTGCAAAAATATTTCTTTTAGATGAACCTTGTGCAGCTTTGGACCCACCTGCAAAGGAAGATTTTCTAAAAATTGTTCGTCAACTTGCGGATGCGGGACTTTCTTTGCTCGTAAGTAGCCATGATTGGGGCGAGTCTTTAAATAAATATGATCAAGTAATCGTACTTGATAAAAGTGTTTTGGCAGTTGGTAGTCCTGACCAAATAAAAGATAAATTAGAGGCTATAAACATTAGCTCTATAAACGAAAATAATTTCTGTGATTAG